In Vibrio bathopelagicus, the following are encoded in one genomic region:
- the zrgA gene encoding zinc uptake protein ZrgA: MKPTILAVVIGMTVSTNVLANEEFRSHEAHVHGKVEVNIAQDGQELLVEVTAPGADVVGFEHAPETAEQKKVFEQAIAQLNKPEELFSFNNASCTLKFKSVTNTLEDDHDDHEGHDHAEHDHDGHEGHDHAEHDHDDHEGHDHSEGGHGEFTVEYHYQCSDIAKLDTVNTQWFSKFSNTKSMTVNLLTDSAQIQEVLNADRVSFRF, translated from the coding sequence ATGAAACCTACTATTTTAGCCGTTGTTATCGGCATGACTGTCTCAACGAATGTTCTAGCTAACGAAGAATTCCGCTCTCACGAAGCACACGTGCACGGTAAAGTTGAAGTGAACATCGCTCAAGATGGACAAGAGCTGCTTGTTGAAGTAACTGCGCCTGGTGCCGATGTGGTTGGCTTTGAGCATGCTCCAGAAACTGCCGAGCAAAAGAAAGTATTTGAACAAGCTATCGCGCAACTGAACAAGCCAGAAGAACTATTTAGTTTCAACAATGCAAGCTGTACGCTGAAGTTCAAATCAGTGACGAACACCCTAGAAGACGATCATGATGACCATGAAGGCCATGACCACGCGGAACACGATCATGACGGCCACGAAGGCCATGACCACGCGGAACACGATCATGATGACCACGAAGGCCATGACCATTCAGAAGGTGGCCACGGTGAGTTCACGGTTGAGTATCATTACCAATGTTCAGACATTGCGAAGCTAGATACGGTGAACACTCAATGGTTCTCTAAGTTCAGTAACACAAAATCAATGACGGTGAACCTGCTAACTGACAGCGCTCAAATTCAAGAAGTGCTTAACGCCGATCGTGTTAGTTTTCGATTCTAA
- a CDS encoding ABC transporter ATP-binding protein: MSSDSSSLVVKLENISFRWKPELSPTLEIPSLHIQTQEHLFIKGPSGCGKSTLLGLLTGINQADQGEVSILGQDLTQLTPRQRDKFRADHIGYIFQQFNLLPYLSVIDNVTLPCQFSAIRKQQVTKSQNNLQATAQDLLLRLKLPQALMDKPVTELSIGQQQRVAAARALIGQPKIIIADEPTSALDHDNREAFIELLLEQANQAGSTLIFVSHDPTLEKLFTRTIDLKTVNQAKVVV, from the coding sequence ATGTCTTCTGACAGTTCATCACTTGTCGTCAAACTTGAAAATATCAGCTTTCGTTGGAAGCCTGAGCTATCCCCAACTCTAGAGATTCCTTCACTGCACATCCAAACCCAAGAGCACCTTTTCATTAAAGGTCCCAGTGGTTGCGGAAAATCGACATTATTAGGGCTGCTGACCGGAATTAACCAAGCAGATCAAGGTGAAGTCTCTATCTTAGGCCAAGACCTCACTCAGCTAACTCCTCGTCAAAGAGACAAATTCAGAGCCGATCATATTGGTTATATATTCCAACAATTTAACCTGCTTCCTTACCTGTCTGTGATCGACAACGTGACGCTTCCTTGTCAGTTCTCAGCAATTCGCAAGCAACAAGTCACTAAGAGTCAGAACAACCTGCAAGCCACCGCACAAGATTTATTGTTACGACTAAAACTGCCTCAGGCTCTAATGGATAAACCCGTTACTGAGTTGAGTATTGGCCAACAACAACGTGTCGCGGCAGCTCGTGCTTTAATCGGCCAACCAAAGATCATCATTGCTGATGAACCGACATCCGCTTTAGATCATGACAACCGAGAAGCTTTTATCGAACTGTTGTTAGAACAAGCCAATCAAGCGGGTTCTACTCTGATCTTTGTTAGTCATGATCCAACATTAGAAAAACTGTTCACTCGAACCATAGATTTAAAAACCGTTAACCAAGCTAAGGTTGTCGTATGA